A genome region from Bufo gargarizans isolate SCDJY-AF-19 chromosome 2, ASM1485885v1, whole genome shotgun sequence includes the following:
- the TEX9 gene encoding testis-expressed protein 9 isoform X2, whose product MQEELDNVTHQYNKKEDDNRDLASRVKDLEEERGRLQRTANIQQTQADKYKALSEEANKKNDGLQHQLSALEKELENFKRIQKQSASNQSATEVRLNRAMEEADKYKMELNKLKQSNKDTAHQERKRVEELKLENKKLEKQKADLMAGFRKQLKLIDILKRQKMHIESAKMLSFTEEEFMKALEWGVS is encoded by the exons ATGCAGGAAGAGCTGGACAATGTAACTCATCAATACAATAAGAAG GAAGATGACAATCGCGACCTTGCATCTCGTGTAAAGGACCTTGAGGAGGAGCGTGGGAGACTACAGAGAACAGCCAATATACAGCAGACCCAGGCAGACAAATATAAAGCTTTATCTGAAGAGGCTAATAAGAAGAATGATGGACTACAGCATCAGCTGTCCGCTTTAGAGAAG GAACTGGAAAATTTTAAAAGAATACAGAAACAGTCTGCAAGCAATCAAAGTGCTACCGAGGTTCGCCTGAACAGAGCTATGGAGGAAGCAGATAAATACAAAATGGAACTCAATAAACTTAAACAAAGTAACAAG GATACCGCTCACCAAGAGAGGAAAAGAGTTGAAGAACTGAAACTTGAAAATAAGAAGCTGGAGAAGCAGAAAGCAGACTTGATGGCTGGATTTAGAAAACAGCTCAAGCTCATTGATATTTTAAAAAGACAAAAG ATGCACATTGAATCAGCCAAGATGCTGTCCTTTACAGAAGAAGAGTTCATGAAGGCACTAGAGTGGGGCGTCTCCTAG